One segment of Sulfobacillus thermosulfidooxidans DSM 9293 DNA contains the following:
- the purH gene encoding bifunctional phosphoribosylaminoimidazolecarboxamide formyltransferase/IMP cyclohydrolase: MDQWAVLSVSDKTGLAELAQGFLSQGIKLLASGGTYRFLQEQGIEARPLEDLTGFSEILGGRVKTLHPRIYAGILSRETDQDIRDRDTIGAPQIVAVVVNLYPFENRLTQGADQPTLIEEIDIGGVALIRAAAKNFAQVLVLVDPKQYPEALKTPITALSWEDRLRFAQEAFLHIAHYDAVIAQTFSQWRNPPVKPVHEEVYVLSGRKWGELRYGENPHQDAAFYAVPGQEGFQSATLYQGKALSYNNLADADTAWRLSASLPAPNAVAVKHQTPCGVGLGTTLEEAYVKAYEADPVSIFGGIVALKGTVDESLATRLNTLFLEVVIAESYTPEALKILAKKKNLRVLAMPFNLPPYAEEIRTITGGFLVQQRDRVSVPWDRLQHVAGPQADLEKFKQDVTLAWTTVGFVKSNAIVVVKDGMTVGIGGGQTNRIDAARQALEQAKEKAQGAVLASDAFFPFGDVMTEAAKYHVGLVIQPGGSLRDNESIDAANLYQIPLYFTGQRHFRH, from the coding sequence ATGGATCAATGGGCAGTATTAAGTGTTAGTGACAAAACAGGATTGGCCGAATTGGCCCAAGGGTTCCTGTCACAAGGCATCAAGCTTTTGGCGAGTGGAGGAACCTACCGGTTTTTACAGGAACAGGGTATCGAGGCCAGGCCTTTAGAGGACTTAACGGGTTTTAGTGAGATTTTAGGGGGACGGGTGAAAACACTGCATCCCCGTATTTATGCCGGAATCTTATCCCGTGAAACGGATCAGGACATTCGTGACCGGGACACCATTGGTGCGCCGCAGATCGTTGCGGTGGTGGTGAATCTATATCCGTTCGAAAACCGTCTCACCCAAGGAGCCGATCAGCCGACTTTAATCGAAGAAATTGACATTGGCGGTGTGGCCCTCATTCGGGCGGCAGCGAAAAATTTTGCGCAGGTACTGGTCTTAGTCGATCCCAAACAATATCCTGAAGCGTTGAAAACGCCTATCACGGCATTGTCTTGGGAGGATCGGTTACGCTTTGCACAAGAAGCCTTTCTCCATATTGCCCATTACGACGCGGTTATTGCACAAACCTTTAGCCAATGGCGCAATCCTCCAGTAAAACCGGTTCATGAAGAAGTTTATGTTTTGTCAGGACGCAAATGGGGAGAACTACGCTACGGGGAAAACCCTCATCAAGATGCCGCATTTTATGCGGTTCCCGGGCAAGAGGGCTTTCAAAGTGCCACACTCTATCAAGGAAAAGCGTTGTCCTATAACAATTTAGCCGATGCTGATACCGCCTGGCGGCTATCGGCGAGTCTTCCGGCGCCGAATGCGGTTGCCGTCAAACACCAGACTCCTTGCGGTGTCGGACTGGGTACTACATTAGAAGAGGCTTATGTCAAAGCGTACGAAGCCGATCCCGTATCGATTTTTGGCGGGATTGTCGCATTAAAAGGCACCGTCGATGAATCTCTCGCAACAAGGCTCAATACGCTCTTTCTCGAAGTGGTGATTGCGGAATCGTATACCCCTGAGGCCTTAAAGATTTTGGCAAAAAAGAAAAATCTTCGAGTGCTCGCGATGCCGTTTAATTTGCCCCCTTATGCCGAAGAAATCCGTACGATTACGGGCGGCTTTTTAGTTCAACAACGTGATAGGGTGAGTGTTCCCTGGGATCGCCTCCAACATGTGGCGGGACCCCAAGCAGATCTGGAGAAGTTTAAACAAGATGTGACGTTAGCCTGGACAACAGTCGGATTTGTCAAGTCGAATGCTATTGTCGTGGTCAAAGATGGGATGACAGTGGGCATTGGTGGTGGGCAAACAAACCGCATTGATGCTGCGCGTCAAGCTCTAGAACAGGCTAAAGAAAAGGCCCAAGGAGCGGTTCTGGCATCCGATGCCTTTTTTCCTTTTGGCGATGTCATGACTGAAGCTGCGAAGTATCATGTTGGTCTGGTTATTCAACCCGGGGGGTCTTTAAGAGATAATGAGTCCATTGACGCAGCTAATCTCTATCAAATTCCCTTGTATTTTACCGGTCAGCGTCATTTCCGCCATTAA
- the purD gene encoding phosphoribosylamine--glycine ligase, whose amino-acid sequence MHEESNQLPLSAMTGILVVGSGAREHAIIWGIAKSSPGVPLYAAPGNAGIETLATCLPLYSAAEVVDWTRDKGRLLVVIGPEAPLAEGIADLLRQQGHVVVGPSRDAAQLESSKVFAKRFMDRYQIPTATWQVFRDRQSLWDYVIQQKTFPLVLKQSRLAQGKGVVVAADREEALQTITDWSHDPAVFADGIIVEQCLIGKEVSVHILTNGQDYVWLPLAQDYKRLTPEPHSPNTGGMGAYAPVDWLSPKERQVIDDEILRPVVKAIAEEHLLYRGILYVGLMMTVDGPKVLEFNVRLGDPETEVLIPIMDIPWVEWWWALGQGHLLETQLPPPSRAAVAVVLASEGYPKHPMTGQSINIEPVAGTVVFHAATVREQGELKAQGGRVLTVVGLGDNIDKARQQSYAQVAAITFPHSQHRRDIAANIEAN is encoded by the coding sequence ATGCATGAGGAGTCAAATCAATTACCATTATCTGCGATGACCGGCATTTTGGTTGTGGGCAGTGGTGCGCGTGAACATGCGATTATATGGGGAATTGCTAAAAGTTCTCCGGGGGTCCCTCTTTATGCGGCGCCGGGGAATGCTGGTATCGAAACCCTTGCTACCTGCTTGCCTTTATATTCAGCCGCCGAGGTGGTGGACTGGACGCGGGATAAGGGGCGGTTATTAGTGGTCATAGGACCTGAAGCGCCTTTGGCCGAAGGGATTGCTGATCTCTTGCGCCAACAGGGGCATGTCGTGGTGGGACCGTCCCGGGACGCGGCTCAACTGGAAAGCAGTAAAGTTTTTGCAAAGCGCTTTATGGATCGTTATCAGATTCCGACAGCTACATGGCAGGTATTTCGCGATCGCCAGAGCTTGTGGGATTATGTGATTCAGCAGAAGACGTTTCCGCTTGTCCTCAAACAAAGCCGATTGGCTCAGGGCAAAGGCGTGGTTGTCGCTGCTGACCGTGAGGAAGCCCTCCAGACTATTACAGACTGGTCTCATGATCCAGCGGTATTTGCCGATGGGATTATTGTTGAACAATGTTTAATCGGCAAAGAGGTCTCAGTACATATTTTGACAAATGGACAAGATTATGTCTGGCTGCCTCTCGCGCAAGATTATAAACGGCTGACGCCCGAACCTCACAGTCCCAATACCGGAGGAATGGGAGCTTATGCTCCCGTAGACTGGCTTAGCCCCAAAGAACGTCAGGTCATCGATGACGAAATTCTACGACCCGTTGTGAAGGCGATCGCAGAGGAACATTTGTTGTACCGGGGAATCTTGTATGTCGGGTTGATGATGACTGTGGACGGTCCCAAAGTCTTGGAATTCAATGTGCGTTTAGGCGATCCGGAAACGGAAGTTCTCATTCCCATTATGGATATTCCGTGGGTTGAATGGTGGTGGGCTTTAGGACAAGGACATCTATTGGAAACACAGTTGCCACCACCGAGTAGAGCCGCTGTCGCGGTGGTCTTGGCATCTGAAGGGTATCCCAAACATCCCATGACTGGGCAGTCCATTAACATCGAACCGGTTGCTGGCACCGTTGTTTTCCACGCGGCGACAGTGCGTGAGCAAGGAGAACTAAAGGCTCAGGGCGGGCGCGTGCTAACCGTGGTGGGGCTCGGTGATAATATTGACAAGGCCCGGCAGCAAAGTTATGCGCAAGTGGCTGCCATTACATTTCCTCACAGCCAACATCGTAGGGATATTGCGGCGAATATTGAAGCCAACTGA
- a CDS encoding peptide ABC transporter substrate-binding protein → MRKQSFALISTAILIPAVLAGCGTSSAGTQSPAAVSKAITVALPAQVSPNWWFPIESSQAFSTVNGQINALMYKPLLDISHTDSIDYARSLASQVTWNSNGTVYTIILNPKWHWSNGQPVTAQDVVFTIDLMLAAAGANGQTPPWQYGAAGIGGIPSRWQSVTAQGQDRVIVTLNQPSNPQWFLHNGLGQIDVVPASVWDIHKNMTQELKFIQSVANDPASPYYQVVDGPFEFSAAESKTNNQYWTFVPNPHYDGHKPSITKLVYMYESSPAAVFAGLKTGTLTVGYLPPSLWNSRNQLTTDVMDIQYPFGFNYMLPNLSVKAPGGFGQIFNHLYIRQAFQMGINQAGIIQALYHDGVPEYGPIPSKPATIFYDPQLKNPYPFNPAAGKKLLEEHGWKLVDGVMTKNGQKLEFTADYVSGSNTVAHEMELIKSDLAQEGIVINLVSQPFNTIIATATQQNASHWQLANWGGGWTYEPDYYPTGGGLFSTNAAANYGSYNSQEMNQLIQETYQPGTPQQIQARMNAYQQFAAKNLPVIWLPWIPTFTEHASYLHGVNRHFNPVTDLESPNYWTVN, encoded by the coding sequence ATGCGCAAACAATCTTTTGCCTTAATATCAACAGCTATCTTGATTCCCGCAGTTTTGGCGGGATGTGGGACGTCATCGGCAGGCACTCAATCCCCCGCTGCCGTCTCCAAAGCTATCACCGTAGCGTTACCAGCCCAAGTGAGTCCGAACTGGTGGTTTCCCATTGAATCGAGCCAGGCTTTTTCTACGGTTAATGGTCAAATTAATGCCCTGATGTATAAACCTTTACTGGACATTTCTCACACGGACAGCATTGATTATGCAAGATCCCTGGCATCACAAGTCACATGGAACAGTAATGGTACCGTTTACACGATTATATTAAATCCCAAATGGCATTGGTCCAATGGACAACCTGTCACGGCTCAAGATGTCGTCTTCACGATTGACTTGATGCTAGCGGCAGCTGGGGCCAACGGACAAACGCCGCCTTGGCAATATGGTGCGGCAGGAATTGGCGGAATTCCCAGTCGTTGGCAGAGTGTCACAGCCCAAGGACAGGATAGGGTTATCGTGACGTTAAACCAACCGTCCAACCCCCAGTGGTTTTTGCATAATGGTCTAGGGCAGATTGACGTGGTACCTGCATCGGTTTGGGATATTCACAAAAACATGACTCAGGAACTAAAATTCATTCAATCCGTAGCCAATGATCCGGCTTCACCGTATTACCAAGTCGTGGATGGTCCTTTTGAATTTTCTGCGGCGGAATCGAAGACCAACAACCAGTATTGGACATTTGTGCCAAACCCCCATTACGATGGACATAAGCCCAGCATTACCAAACTAGTGTACATGTACGAATCATCGCCGGCAGCCGTTTTTGCGGGGCTCAAAACGGGCACATTAACGGTGGGATATCTTCCACCCTCACTATGGAATTCTCGCAATCAACTTACAACCGATGTGATGGACATTCAATATCCGTTTGGATTTAACTACATGCTGCCCAATTTGAGTGTCAAAGCGCCCGGTGGATTTGGACAAATATTTAACCATCTCTACATTCGCCAAGCCTTCCAAATGGGCATCAATCAAGCCGGCATTATTCAAGCCTTATATCATGATGGAGTGCCCGAATATGGGCCGATTCCCTCTAAACCGGCGACCATATTTTATGATCCGCAACTGAAAAATCCCTATCCCTTTAACCCCGCAGCGGGCAAAAAACTTTTGGAAGAACACGGGTGGAAACTGGTCGACGGAGTTATGACGAAAAATGGTCAAAAACTCGAATTTACGGCAGATTATGTCAGTGGCAGCAACACCGTCGCTCATGAGATGGAACTCATCAAAAGTGATCTGGCACAAGAAGGTATTGTCATCAATTTGGTTTCTCAACCCTTTAATACCATTATTGCCACCGCAACCCAGCAAAATGCATCACATTGGCAGCTTGCCAACTGGGGAGGAGGTTGGACTTACGAACCGGATTACTACCCCACGGGTGGCGGACTGTTTAGCACCAACGCCGCGGCGAACTACGGAAGTTACAACTCTCAGGAAATGAATCAATTAATCCAAGAGACCTATCAACCGGGGACCCCGCAGCAAATTCAGGCTCGAATGAACGCCTACCAACAATTTGCCGCGAAAAATCTTCCCGTGATCTGGCTTCCATGGATTCCCACCTTTACGGAACATGCATCCTATCTTCACGGCGTCAATCGCCACTTTAATCCGGTCACCGATCTCGAATCGCCTAATTATTGGACCGTTAATTAA
- a CDS encoding YerC/YecD family TrpR-related protein has translation MNLKLKTPETELLCRAVLSLETEDECFAFFEDILTVQEIQSIAQRLSVAQMLDQGQTYDDIARVTGASSATISRVKRALAFGADGYRRVLDKLNSTTQ, from the coding sequence ATGAATCTTAAGCTAAAGACACCGGAAACCGAATTACTATGCCGTGCCGTATTGTCTTTAGAGACGGAAGATGAGTGTTTTGCGTTTTTTGAAGATATTTTGACGGTGCAAGAAATTCAATCCATCGCTCAACGATTGTCTGTCGCGCAAATGCTCGACCAGGGTCAAACCTATGATGATATTGCCCGAGTGACGGGTGCATCGTCAGCCACCATTTCGCGAGTGAAGCGGGCTTTAGCGTTTGGGGCGGATGGATATCGGCGGGTCCTCGACAAACTGAACTCGACCACCCAATAA